From the Musa acuminata AAA Group cultivar baxijiao chromosome BXJ3-1, Cavendish_Baxijiao_AAA, whole genome shotgun sequence genome, the window taaaggcataaagcaaaatgaagtcccggagtcaagaacgagatttcgttgggagttcgagagttcgtcggaagtccggacgttcatcggaagttcagacgttcatcggaagttttgccgaaattgaccgagaagtccaggagcttgccgaagaagctcatcggaactcaccaagaagatcgtcgtgaagtccaggagcttgccgggagtctgctgaaacattgccgagagatcgtcggaagttcgctggaagatcgccggaagaaacctagacttacggacttatttagctaagtaaaatgtcttaaaattcatagttagcatataattgggttaggattggaccaacccaattaggggccagttgggcccatgtatggactgtgttgggtcaagtgaaaggcccaaacagtgacccaacaagtgaaaccgtcgtggcacagtctccgaaactgtgtcaggcgatggtaccgcctagtgtcagtgtcaatgctgtaggcggtggtaccaccagtacccgaaggacccgggatgagacatttttaggctctaagtttgaatcaacttgaagcctataaatacccctctcatccctgattaagatacacaagcacagagagtttaaaagtgagaaaacgttgtagtaatcacttgaaaaatcccctcctctagttttaagtttagaattttgtttagggaggagtgtatgcttttaaaggttgtctcctaaacctatgaaaaagagaagaggagtgtaaaagggtagttgatcttcgcccattgaaggaagatcgttagtggatgtcggtggtctcgacggaaggggaatcagtggagtggatgtaggtcgtaacgaccgaaccactataaattcggtttgcatttctgttttactatttaccttaactgcaaactaccttacttgctttacatccattacactcttccgtatgctttcaagttaacatcttccgaaacggatttaatcgcaacgagattttgaaccgacgtaattttatccgctgcactaattcacccccactcttagtatcgactcgttcctaacactcaTAACTGCTGGGAATCTTATTCTCAAAAGAATATATACATCCAATGCAGCCGGAAAAACATCCCTTTGTGCATAAAAGTACAAGAGCATCATTAAATATCAAAATGAGAAGCTCAGGTTCTAATTTCTCCATTCTGTGAATAAATCTCAACACTGCTTCACCATCACCTTTTCCAAAAATAGCTCGAATTAGTATCCTACAAGTAATTAAATCAGGGGATAGGTTTCTTTCGACAAGGTCTTCAAAGACTGCTGGAGCTATTTCTGACATATTTTGTCTACATAGTCCTCTGATAATACAATTATGAGTAGAAGCACTAGCGAATAAGGAATCTCTCCGATACTCGTCAAACACTATAAGTGCCCTTTCAATCAATCCTGCCTTACAGTAGCCATCAATCACAGTACAATAAGTAATTGAATTTGCAGACAAGCCCATCTTAGGTAATTCATCAAACAGCTTACAACTATTTTGAATCATACCTGCCATAAACAAAGCCTTGATAAGGACATTGcaactttgcaagtaacaatgtcAGGAACAATGCTAGATTCATCCAATCTCCTCTTGACCTCCAAGATGCCTACCACATCCATTTCCTTCAGGTATCCATGTAACAATGTCGCATAGGTGAAATTATCACCGGTAAAGCCCTTTGAGATCTCATTTGCCTTGCTTGCTTGGCCAGCTTTACACAGGGAATTGATCAATGTGTTATATGTCACTGTTCCAACTTTAATCTCTTTCTTCTCCGATTcctcaaacaaagtaaaaaatctaTCCAAGTCTCCCTTCCTACATAATCCGTCAATCAATACAGAATATGCAAACTCAACCGCAACAAAACCCAACTCTACCACTTTCCTCAAAGCACAAAATGCTCCCTCCAACTTGTTCCTCCGGCAGAAACCATGAATTACAGCTGTGTAAGTCACCACATTGGCATGCACACCTTTGCTCTCCATTTCCTCCAGAAAACCGATCACTTTCTCTACATTTCCTTCTTTACACAACCCATCAATGATGATAGTATAACCAATTACATCTGGAGTAATTCCCTTATCCACCATGAGTTTGTGCTTCCGAAGACCTCCCATCAGGTCACCTCTCTTCAGATACCCATCAATCAAGCAGCTATACAGAACGGCATCGAGCGCCATTCCCTGGCCTTCCATATCCGAACCAGATCGCAGGCCTCGTTGATTCTACCTTCCCTACACAGTGCATCGACCACAGTCGTAACGGTGACGAGATTAGGAAGAAAGACTTTCCTTGCTCTTTCGAAAAAGTCCAGACCAAGCGCCGGCTCCCTGATCCTCGAGAACCCGGAGATAATGGAACTACAAACGAAATTGTCGGTCAAGATATGGTCTTCCATATCAGCTGCGGCCTCCAACACCTCGACTATTCTATCCAACCTACCCAGATAACAGAATGCCACAACCACCGAGCGGAAGGAGCCGGGGGAGGGAAAGACACCACGGTTCCGGACGCACTCTTGCAGGAAAAAGAGGGCTCCGTCCGGATTTCGTTCGGCGACGCAGATATGACGGATGAGGGATTCGACAAGGGATCTCCTGGGTGCGAAACCGAAGTCTAGAGGAGCGCGGGAGATGAAGCGACCGGCGTCGTGGAAGCGGCGGGATCGAACGAGGGCGGACGCGGTGCTGGCGACGAGGGAGTGGGTGTGGGGGCCCACGGGGAGCGAGTTGGaggtgatcttggagaagagacgGAGGACGAGGCGGGGCTTGCGAGCttcgaagaggaggaaggagaggaggagatTAAAGGAGCGGACGGAGGGAGTGGTGAGGCCCGCCTTGATCATGCGTGCAAAGCTGAAGCATGGGCGTAATAGAACAGTGGGCAATCGCCTTCATAGAACGTAGTGGTGTTATGTGAGCTTTAGCCCAGTCGAATGGCCCACATACTTAGCCTTGTAAGCCGATGAgctcaaataaaatcctcaaaaaGCTTTACTCGAGCATTAAATATCTCAtaaatttcttttaataatttttttaatattttatcgtaAGATTGTcttcaatatttaattttttaataaaaaaataaatgatgaaaaatAATTTCTCCGATGAACCATTTTTTCCATTTATAcccacttaattttttttattttctttacgaATCCTCCCGAACAAaactttatgatttatttatgcttTATACATTATTTGTGTtagaaagagaagacttttaaaactaAAAGAAATTAAATAATCAAGAACATACCAAAAAGTTGATTCAAGACTTAAACGTAATTAAGTAATTTTCGTCAACCCCTCGAGTTATTATCGCTCAAACATAATTACTTTATGCACCCACTCGATAAATTTtaaagaatttatatttttttctctcgTCTTCTTTAAAATTCTTAAGTATCatacatataatatttataacCAAATCTATAAATTCTTAAGAATTTATACTATTTCTTACATCTAGTTCTCCCCaaaatctatatatacatataatatttataacCAAATCCAAAttcttaatatttttcttttacaGTGACTCCTTCTCCTACTAGGATTGCTTATCCTTGGATATTAGATTCAAAATTCTTAAAATACTTACTAATCCCAGCCATTTGAGCCTTATTGATTTACATTAAAATGAGGTTAGATgaattctccctttttttttggtATCTTGCATCACACAGCATCAAACCCCCATAAAGAATGATATTAAAGCTGGCTGGCATTTGCTAGTGGGTTTTGAATTTATACAGCATATGGACACTGACATGCACATACAATATCAGACTATAACCCAACTCAATTTGAGATGAACAATAATCCTAGTTCATTACGTTAATGAGTCCATGCATAGGTGTAGTCTTCTTTTATGCATGCTATAGAAAGAAATGTCATATTTATAGAAGAAAAATCCTACACACCGATGTCAAAGAAATCGATAAACCCTCGTAAGATGTTTCTCGATGTCAGTCAAATGAAGCAAAACATGTGCAAAATCAATGACAACAGAAGACACTTCAAGTGCAAGAGAGAAGATACACTTTACAGAGAAAATGGTTTTGCATAAACATCGAACATTTCATTGGATGTCAGCTGCGGCTCCTGCAACAAAACTTGAGTTAGGAAAGTTTTGCCTAAAATCTGCATTTGTCAGCTCTCATGCTTCATTTGTGATGTGTGTTGCAGTAACAAGAACATACCTGTCTCAGTGTGCCAGGCATGCTACCTCCAGTCAACAACATGGTGATGAGTGAAGTGACAGGCCCTCCGGAAATTGCATCGCCAGTGCTTCTTATGGTGGATCTCATCGAATTCAGTATGCTACCATAAGTTGTCCCATGTCCTCGCTCAATGGCTTGGATGAAACAGTAAGTCATGGCACCAGTAGAGGTAATCCCTGACAGAGCCTGCAAATGTGGTACACAAGGAAATATTAGTACAGATTTGGTTTCATCACAAAACCATTACCAATGCAGAATGATGCACCCATAAATTCAAGAGACTGTGTAGAATCAAAATATGAATATGGGAAAAAACTTTTTCACTTCTCAATTTGTCTCCTCTATTGAATTTAATCTTGGTCAGTTCATTGCTAAAGATTTCATAAAGTAGACAAGGTTGACATTTTTAATTAGAAGTAGAAGAAACAACCTGATAAAAAGATTACCAGTTGCAAGTTACATGGTTCTAGCGACGAAACTCAAAAACTGCAACCGAAGCAAATAAGTTAACAATAACTGCTTCTCTGAGACAGAATCAACTGAGCACTGAGTTTGCATGGTGTCAGTTCTAAAATGTAGTATCTGACTGAAAGGTCATTCACTGCTAGTAATCTCTAATTTCAGGGATTATTTTTAGACAAGGGCTCTTAAGTATATTATTTTTAGAGAAGGGAACTTAACATATAATTCAACCCAGCTTTCAAAGACAAAATCAGGTTTTTTGGCATACTAATCAAATGGAAGTTCCAGCTAACTAATTCCTCCTGAAAAATCAACTAGTTATTGCACTCAAGTAAGATTCCAGAATATATTGACAATTTAGGTTGGAAACATActggtttaaaaaattcatttggATTTGGCACTTATTAAAGCTCTCACTAAGGATTTAATGGCTTTGAAACCCATGCTTAACCTAATTATTGACTACAGATGCAAGCAATGAAAGTTTACCGAGGTATCTGCAGAAGTTTGATTATCATCGCAACCACTGAATGAGATGACTTCTCCACCACTAGTACCTTTCCAAGCACCATTTCTTGGGCGATGATCTTCCCATGCATACTGCCCACTCCTAAACCAGTGAAGAAAATTAGCTAACATATCACTGAGACAAAAATTCACAAGGGCCAAATGCTTTTTGTTTGTTGAGAAAATTATAGCCAATTACCATCATCACTAGGATGCAACCTGTTCCACTGCCACATGCAAAATAAAAATGCATCATGGCACTGAAGTGATCAGCAACATATAATGAAGAGAAGAATCAGTTGACTGAGAATTTTTCAAGTTGGAAAATGATGTAGACTTGACGCTGATTGTGACATAATTATTACATATCTTCTTtgataatctctcctttttttctttcttaggtTCTATGTTCTCAAGCATTTTGAAGCACAGATAGAATAATACTAAAATTGGCATCATATGTTTTCATCCATACACATGCTACAGAAGAGAGGAGATGGTGTTCTAGATATTGCTCAAATATACAAAGCCAAAATGTGTAATTAGATATGACAAGCTATTATGATAAGAGAAGAAACCACAGATAAAACTATTGAATCTCCTTAGTTATGTTGAGCATTCATCTCTCACCAAAAATGGGGGAAAGGCAGCTAAAACAGATATCAGATATTGCTCAAATATACAAAGCCAAAATGTGTAATAAGATATGACAAGCTATTATGATAAGAGAAGAAACCACAGATAAAACTGTTGAATCTCCTTAGTTATGTTGAGCATTCATCTCTCACCAAAAATGGGGGAAAGGCAGTTAAAACAGATATCAGATATTGCTCAAATATACAAAGCCAAAATGTGTAATAAGATATGACAAGCTATTATGATAAGAGAAGAAACCACAGATAAAACTGTTGAATCTCCTTAGTTATGTTGAGCATTCATCTCTCACCAAAAATGGGGGAAAGGCAGCTAAAATAGATATCAGATATTGCTCAAATATACAAAGCCAAAATGTGTAATAAGATATGACAAGCTATTATGATAAGAGAAGAAACCACAGATAAAACTGTTGAATCTCCTTAGTTATGTTGAGCATTCATCTCTCACCAATAATGGGGGAAAGGCAGCTAAAATAGATATCAGCTAAATCCTACCACCAACACCCAACAATCTACCAGTATGATTATAAAGAAAAAGTTCTAAGAAGCCAACATTTTGAATTATTTGGTCGACATGATTTAGTAGTTTATATGCTTCCAGGAAAATATGAAATCCTTGAACCCAAAGAAACCTTGATTTAGTCCCAAAGTAATATCATTATATGGAAATTGTTATCTTAATTTATTAGATTGGAAAAACAAATCACCAACAGCTCGACCATAATAGAGGCGACTCAAACAACATGCTGCATCTGATAATGCGAAGCCATTATAATTAGACAAGCACTTATTTTTCCAAAACAGTTTGGCCCCACCCTTCCAATATAATTTCCAGGTCCAGGATTTAGGACATGCAGTACATCTATAAATCAGACTTGTCTGAGTTATAAAACTCAAGATACCAAGATTCAGCATTCAGAATAAAGGGATCAAAATTTTGGGCATGGCCTGAATTCTAAACTGCATATGTTTAAGGGAAATAGACttagaaaaataaaacaaatatatgATGGAGGCATCTATGAAATTCCATGAAGCACTGCTTCAGGACACTCATTTGACATGATGTGGATATGCCATTGCATCAAATCTTGTAGGATATGATATGCAGTAAATATGGCAATAGAAGGTATCTTAATTACAATATAATGTGTGGAAAATCTTCACATTTGTTTAGAGTTTTCAAATATCTGGTCATAAGTCATGATAAATCAATACATATCTATTAACGGGCATCCTGACAAATAACATATTTTTTGAAAACTGAAGAAAAGGTAACAAGGACCTGTAATGACAAATACAATTTGATGCTCAATGCAAACTACATGAAGCAATACATTTAATCATATATTCATCTTGTCCATCATTAAAAGATCAATGTTAAAAAAAAACATAGTGTTCCTTGATTTATGCATGAAATGTGACCCAACTATCCTAGAAGCATTTATTTTGTAAATAGTCTAAACTATCATAGACTTCAAGAAATTATCCCACATGTATTTGAGAACGATCTGATGAGAACAATATATTGCAGAAATCCAATATAAAAGGTTTGGAGTTTTTTCACAGAATAAACTATAATAATCATCAATTCACTGCCACTTCTCTGCTCTTGTTTATATTTCTAATATTGAGAAGACTAGAGTGAATACTGATGGATTTATTTTAAAAAGAAACATGGCTGACTGTAGAAAAGAAATGATATCATAAGTTTTAGTTTAATATGATAGATCGATGTAGAGATAGTAACAGAGATAGCACATAATTCTCATGGCTCATGGGAAAAATAGTAAAGTCCTTTGAAGGAAATGCAGTACAACGAATATCACTGGCACAGAAACTAGGAAATAAAGGAAAAAGAAGCTTTTTTCTAcaaacaaaaatataatcatgacaaCCTTAATATACATCACTGACCTGTTCATTCTGCAAAGGTAAGATAGATCTAGCATAGTGCCACTGTGACAAGCATCTATAATAGCATGAAGCTTAACTCCACGAGGAAGCGGCCTGACCATGGTTGCATTAATTTCATTATCGACGATCATTCCTTGTGTTTCAAAGTCCACAGGACAAAGAGTTTCATCATAGCCATCTGCTTCTTCTCCACTGTAGTCTCTTTGTTGTGAACCATGGCCAGAGTAGTGGAATATCAAAGAGTCACCTGGTTGACAACCTTGTACGAGCCAATACATTGCCATTCTTATATTATGTTTGGTTGGAATCTTGTATGGATCTCTTTCGTCCTCTGCAAAACAGCTTCCAAATTATAAGAGGTTAGAAAAGTCGAAGATGTAGGATGCAAACTCAAGATCATAGATACTCAAACCCAAAGTCTGACTGAAAAATGAACTATACTTTTTGTTGTGAACAAACTTTCAATTGTTCAAAAAAATCTCACATCTTGGGGGGaaaaaaaagatacatcaattccaTGTGACAAGTAAGCACTGGATTATCAAGTACAAGTATATGCCCTGAAATTTAACATGGGCTTAAATGTCAACTATagttttccttttttgttttggAATAATGACCGGGTGTTCTATAGTGAATTACTTGGGTAATTGATATGTAATGTCTGCTAGATCCACAATTAATCCAGAGTTTAAGTTCTAGAGAAATTGCATGTTTGCCGCTATGTCTACAAACATGCTTCGTATAGTTGACTTCAATTTCTAGGatagaaataagaaatatagACGGAGCTTATAT encodes:
- the LOC135628990 gene encoding metacaspase-1-like, translated to MFGPYATMMLINCSHCHTPLQLPPGASSIRCAICRAITYVSDPRSVHMPPGAPHSLPPPGPAPLPPPSWGLAPPPMPGGGRRKKAVICGITYRNTRSELKGCINDAKCMKYLLINRFGFPESSIIMLTEDERDPYKIPTKHNIRMAMYWLVQGCQPGDSLIFHYSGHGSQQRDYSGEEADGYDETLCPVDFETQGMIVDNEINATMVRPLPRGVKLHAIIDACHSGTMLDLSYLCRMNRSGQYAWEDHRPRNGAWKGTSGGEVISFSGCDDNQTSADTSALSGITSTGAMTYCFIQAIERGHGTTYGSILNSMRSTIRSTGDAISGGPVTSLITMLLTGGSMPGTLRQEPQLTSNEMFDVYAKPFSL